The DNA segment TATACAGGACCGGTGATGTGGTGCGTATGCTGAGTGACGGCACCCTCCAGTATCTCGGGCGCAATGATCATCAGATAAACCTGCGCGGCTACCGGATTGAAGCAGGAGAAATTGAAGCTGCCATGCGTGCCCATGAATCCGTAACTGAAGTGGTCATAGTCCCCCGTGAGGATATTTCCGGGAGCCTTGTGCTCGTTGCATTCTACACCGGGCCACATGGTCAGGCAGAAACCCCTTCCTTGCGCGCCTTCCTGGCAAAAGGCCTCCCGGAATACATGATCCCATCCCACTTCGAACATCTCGAAAGGATGCCGTGCACCCCAAGCGGAAAACTCGATATAAAAGGACTTCCCGAAGTCACGATTACCGCTGAGCAGTTCAGTGATGGTTCAGAGACCCCCACAACAGACCTGGAACTTCAGATCGCAGCCATCTGGGAAGACGTACTCGGCATGAGCGGACTTGGATTGAACAACAATTTCTGGGATGTGGGCGGCGATTCGCTCAAGGCGATGCGGCTTATAATGCGCATGAAAAAAGAAGGGTACATTGATTTCGGCCTTCGCGAAGCCTTTCAGTACCAAACAATCGCCTCCATCGTAGAACACATAGAAAAACAACATGAAAAAAAACAGGCAGAATCCGATATACTGACTCTCTCCTCCCGACAGTTCCCACTGGCACAAGTCTTCTGCCTACCATATGCCTGCGGCAACCCGACCATGTATAGAGAACTGGCTGCCGAGCTCCCCACAGATTATACGATCCTGGCCGCAAACATGCCCGGACATGGCAAGGAAGGAGAACCGCTTGATTCGATTGAATCACTTGCAGCCATGTACACGAAACACCTCTCCGAAAGGGCTCAAGAAACACCTCTCTTTCTCGTTGGATACTCATTTGGGGGACACATAGCCTATGAAATAGCCCGTACGCTGGAAGCACACGGTACTCCGGCCAGCGGTGTTGTCATCATTTCAAGCCCCCCTCCGGGCGTCTTGGAAGGCTTGAACTCTCTCCTCAGCAGCTCTGACGAAGAATTGCTCCACCATTCAAAATCAATCTACAAGTATGACTTCAGCCAGATGATTGAAAGCGAAAGGGATCGATACCTCGCGACACTCCGGGTGGATACCAGCGCCATGGTCAATCACCCCTTTGCAGAGACACTGGCGACGCCTGTCCTGATCGTGACCGGAAAGAATGAAGAGGAACCGGCCATCCACAGCAAAGCCCGCGACTGGGAGAAGGCTTTTTCAAAAGCTCAGTACAGGGAACTCAATGGAACACACATGCTCATAAAAACTCATGTCAGCGAACTGGCAAAACATATCTCGAACTTTATTGACGAGTTGTCCATTACATAACGTTTTGAAAACATGCCAACAGCATGGGTTTCGCAGGACCATTCTCAGTACGATAGAAAAAGAGAATACAGGTTCCCCCCTCTTTCATTCGAAAAAGGTTGTGGAACCTGTTTCATCCCATTGACGCAAAGGATATTGTTCATGTTTCGATATACACACAAGACCTGCTCCCGCTGCCACCTCCAGCAAGACTCATATCACAAAGTTATGCTCAATGAGGATGGCGTGTGCTCATTTTGCACTCAAAACCTTGTTGCACCGAAACGCAATTGGGAACAGCTCAAGAACATCTTCGAAGAAAAAATACAGCAGGCGAAAGGGAAAGGAGAATATGATGGGTTGATCATGCTGAGTGGAGGAAAAGACAGTGCGTATATGGCCCACATGCTCACCAGAAAATACAACATGAAACTACTCGGATTTATCATCGACATCAATTTCGAATACCCGGAAACCTTTGAAAATGCGGCAACCATAGCAGAAAAGCTGGATATGCCCTCCGTCATTTTCCGCCAAGACCCTGAACTGATGCGCCAATACTACGCCTTTCTATTCTGCAACAAGACCATTCACCAGGAAGACTGCGGACAGGTTTGCACATTCTGCGGCCGTTTTCTCATTCAAACGGCAACGGATTTTGCACGTCGAATGGAGATTCCATTGGTCTTTTCCGGTCACAACCCTGACCAGATATTCCTGATGGGAGAGAGCATTGAAGACGATCCTGCACGCCTCCTGACCATGGAATTCAATATGGAAGTGGTTGCCGAAGAAACAGAAAGAGCGAGAAAGGCATGGCATCAAAAAGAAAAAACACCACAAGATCGCCTGTTCCCTTCGAAAATACACGCTCAAGGGGTGGAATTGGTCTTCCCCTTCCAGCACTTTCGCTATCAACCGGAAGCAATGATTGAAACAGTCAAAAAAGAACTGGACTGGGTCCCTATCAAACGTTTTTCCAAGACATACATTGCCTCTGGATGTAGTCTCGTCAAATTGTGGGCGTATTTGGCTTACAGCAACAATACCAACAGCTATGTGGATTTCGAATTCAGCAATCAGGTCCGGGAAGGGGTACTTTCAAGCGACAAGGTCGCACAATTCTACGAGCAATCAGACAAAGGATATGAAGAATTGGATGAAATTGTCATGAAACTTGGAATACGAAATGAAATCATGCAGATGCTACTGGAACGAAAAGGAGAAAAAGATGGACTTTATCAATACCTGACACAGACTGCGCACGCCACGCAAGCCTCTCCCCCGGAAGTCCAAACACACACCCAATCAACCTTGACAAATCGCCCCCCCCATAAGAGTGATTTCTTTAATCCTTGAGCGCGGCGATGACATCCACCCGTGCAGCCTGCCATGCGGGGTATGCCCCGGCGCACAGTCCGCAGCACACCGAAGCCAGAATGATACCAATAACCATGGAAACATCGTAAAATGCCGGGAGAAACCCAACCGAATAAATGGCCGTAGCAATACCAAGAGCCACGCCGGTTCCCAAAACCCCGCCCGAACCGGCCATAAGGACCGACTCCAGCAGGAACTGGCAGACAATATTGGTCGGAGTGGCCCCAACAGCCCTGCGCACACCAATTTCGAGCCTTCTGGCGCGGACAATAATCGTCATGATGGAAAGAATACCCAGCGTACCTATACTAAAGGAAATTCCTGCGCCAATGGCCCCAAGAACCCGAACCAGACGCATGGCCTTGGCCTGCATATCGTTGACCTGCTCGGAAAAAACGACAGAAAAGTCATCAGGAATTCCGGCTGAAAGATGATGCCGTTCGCGTAGGAGCGTTGTCACTGCAGTGGTGATGCGCGGAACCGATTTCCTGGAAGTAATCCGTAGCAGGGCACCAGAGACATGGTCCTGCCTATTCAGTCTGTGTATATACGTTGTCACCGGGACATAAACCTGCTCATCAACATTGACCCCGGAACTGTCCTGACCTTTCTTCTGCATCACGCCAACGATCAGCATCTCGGCAGTATGAAACCGGAGATATTGCCCAGTTGCAGCGGCTGGAGAAGGGAAAAGCCGATCGGCAATATCATACCCCAGCACGCACACCAACGCCTTGTGCGTCACTTCCACCTGGGAAAAATATCGACCATGCAACACGTCCATATTTCGAATGACATCAAACATGGCTCCTGTCCCGAGCAGAGGGCATGACGTCTTATTACGCCCAAAGGCGACTGTCGCATGTCCCAGGACATAGGGCACCACCAGTTCAACCTGTGGCACTCCCGCCCGTATGGCGTCCACATCAGTCAAAGTAAAAGTCGCAGCATTCATGCCGCCTGCACGATTTTCTATCCCACGGGAAAGAGCAACCCGACCTGCAGTAGCATCAATAATACGCGCACCCAACCGTTCACTTTCATGCACCACCTTCAATCCCACAGCATTGGATATATGCATAACCAACGTCAACATGAACGCACCGAGAAAGACTCCAAGAATTGCCATGAACGTTCTAAGGCGATGCGTTGTCAGCGCCTTGACAGCAGTCCGGATATTACGAACCTGCACAAGCCTGGCAAGCTGAAGAACCTGTTGTTGATCCGAACGGGAAAAATGAGGCGGAAGAATGGTCCTTAACGCCGCAATCCAAGATTTGACAAAAGAACCTGACAGGGAAGGAAAGACAGGATAAGCAGGCGTGCCATCTTTGCTACAGGAGTCATTTCTCGCAATCCTGTGCGCACTCGGCTGAAGCTGGATTGCCTCAGACTGATGCCGCAATGCACGCCAATATTCAGCAAGAGAAAAGTGACGCATCATCGCCCCTCTTTCAACGCAAGTACCGGCTCAAGTTGAGCAGCCCTGCGAGCGGGTTTGAGGCCAAAGGCAAATGCTACGACAAGCGCGGCCAGACAGGCTGTTGCAAAAACCGTTGCTGATAACTTCAACTCCAACATATCAAACTCAGCCAGAATGTCAGACAGCACCACACCAAGCATCAGACCAAAGACCGCTCCCATAAGGGTAAGGGCACAAGCCTCCATCAAAAATTGGAGCAAGATTGAACTATCAGAGGCTCCGACAGCTTTCTTGATGCCTATTTCCACCTGACGTTCCGTGACGGACAGATGAAATAGATTAGCGAGAATAACACCTCCTACGAGCAATGCGGCCAACGCTGTCACACCGAGAAAAACACCAAATCCGCCGCGCAAAAAACTCACGAACTGCAAGACTACAAGGGGAGAAATAACCAGAAAATCATCCGCCCCCCCCTCCTCTATTCCATGTAAATTCCGCATAAGAGCCTGCACACGCAACGCATTGCCCTTCATATTCCGTGTAGAAGCAAAGTTGATTCTGATGCCGTTGAGGTATTTCCTGTCCAAATTAAACCGCCGCAGCATGGTTGACGCAGGAAGGACCAGCCTGTCGTCCTGCTCTACTCCGGCAGCGACGATATTACGCGGGGTCAACACGCCCCGGACTATCAAAGGAGTACCTTCCAATGTCACGATTTTTCCCACAGGATTCTGACTGCCAAACAACCCGCGAGCCGCAAGGGTTCCCAACAGGCAGACGCTTGCTCCACTTGCCACATCATGTGCACTGAAATCCTCACCGTCCTGCAAATCCCAATTCCATGTGGCTTGATAATTTTTCCCACTCCCCACCACACTTGCCACAATATGACGCCGGGATGTCGCAGATGCGTGCATTTTTTCTCGAAGCAGAAATGGCTGCACAGAAACAACACCGGGAAGAGCCGTGCGTATCCGTTCAATATCATTCCACGTCAAGGTTCTGGGCCGATTTCCCATGGGCTGGTACATCAGATTGCCGCCAGCCACAAAAATGGCTGAAGGGCCAAAGGTCTCCGCCATCTCCTCCGCTTTTTTGGATGCTCCTTCCATGGCAGCGGTAATAATGGTCAAGGCTCCCACTCCCAGTGCGACGGCAAGCAGTATGAAAAGGGTACGTGCTTTGAAAACCCAAAGCGCTTTGAGTGAAAGTTTCAAGATTCTTGGGAAAATAGCCCACACATTGATGCTGGATGGAATATTTTCCTGAATCCCGGGAAGAGCATGCGGGAAAAAGAAACTTTTCCCACGAAAAAAAAAGTCGGAAACACTCATGCGACCCGTCCGTCAACTATATTGATGCATCTGTTGGCAGCAGCCGCGACTTGGGCGTCATGCGTAACAATAACGACAGTCGTCCCGCCAGCATTGATGGTCCCAAAAAGTTCCAGGATAGCGTGTCCTGTCACGGAATCGAGCTGCCCTGTCGGCTCATCCGCAAGCAATATATCCGGTCCATGCAGGAGTGCACGAGCCAAAGCCACACGCTGCTGTTGCCCACCAGAGAGTCTCGCGGGGGTATAATCCATGCGATCTGCCAAACCGACTTGCTCCAGTAAGGAGGACGCCCGTTCTTCCAACACCTTGCTTGGAGTCGTCACATAGCTCCCCGGAAGGAGAACATTTTCCAATGCTGTGGCGTACGGAAGCAGAAAAAAATTCTGAAAAACAAATCCGATCATACCGCCACGCAAGGCACTTCTCTGATTTTCATCCAGTGACGTGGTATCGACACCGTTCAAGGAGTAAGAACCGGAAGTGGGGCTATCCAGCAATCCAAGCAGATGCAACAAGGTGGATTTGCCGGAACCGGAACTTCCGATCAATGCCGCAAATTCTCCCTTACTCAATGACAAGGTAATGCCGTGCAGGACCTCGACAAAAGAATCTCCCTGTGGGTAACGCCGCGTAACATCATGCAATTCAACGACAATATCAGCAATCTCCGAAGAAGCCTGAGCCTCATGGGGGGTCACTACATCCACTCCGCCATCCGACGCTTTTACAGCTGACACATCCACCCTGACACCGCCTTGCCGTAAGAGAGATTGACCGTGCCCCCAAGTCCATGGGACAGGCGACCGACAATGCCCCCATATTCATTGAAACCGAGCAGCCCAATTGCAAAAACAAACAAGGCAAGTCCTACAGAAGCTTGACGGCACCAAAATCCACTGACTGCATCCATATACTCTCTGTAGGCATCTCCGAACCGAGGCAAAAGGACCTCTGATTCCTCAATGTACGTTGTCATCCACAGCATGGGTACAAGCAAAGGAAGCATAAGCAACGTGTAAAGAGCACCTGTCGCCAGACACAAACCTGAGATGAGAAAAAACATGGCCACCACACCGGGATGACGTAATTGCCCATATATACCGGTACGAAGCAGCTCTGTGGGAATCGAATAATCCTGCATCGTCACTGCAAAATTTGTACGGACAAAACGAAAACAATAATATCCGCCCGCCAATGCCAGAAGCACACCTATCATGCCCACCATCATTGCATTGGAACCGGAAGAAAACATGGTCCAAACAGTCTCGGAACTCCCACTTCGCACTTGCGGCAGCCACGGCATTACCAACCAAATATGGCCTGTGGGGATGCCCAGCAAGTGAAGAACAGGAATCATGTTCTTGGGCGGCAACCCCTTTCTGCGTCGTCTCTCCCGGTATCGGAAATAGATCAGATACATGAGCGCCCCCGGGAATCCACTGGCCGCGCACGCCAACTGAACCCAAAACCACACGTCCGACGACATGGCACGTCCTTATTCTTTGTATTTTTATTAAAAATGAAAATCATTCTCACACACAAATTTTGATAATACGAACGTTCATTCTATGTCAACGCCAAGTTTATTTTTACCAGAAGAGAAACTTTTTCGAATCATCCATGTGCTCGCTTTTCACAAAAAATCCCGAAGCGCCGCTCCAGATAGCGTGCTCTTCTTGCACTCAGACAAAATCCCGCCACGAACTGGTCCCGATTTTCCAGCAATATCGAGTGATCGTACATGAGTTGCATCGCAAGCCTGGCACCTTCTCCTCAAAGCCCACAGAGATTCCAATTCCCTGACAGGAAAGTCCACCGATTTCACTTCATGGCAAAGACGGCAGCCTGACGTCCATAGGAGCAAAGTTCGGAACCAACCGCTTGCCAGCCCTCGGTCCTCCTTTCTACGCTGATTGACACGCCATTTGAGAAACCACTGAGTATTCGGGCCACCCCAGTGATATAAATCCCAAAAACCTAGCCGCAATGTTTTTTTTGTGGCAGTATTCCCAATATCCGGCCTCTTTTGGGGGCAACAAAAAGAGGCCGGACGCATTCTGAAAACAGGAGGAGGTATGAAGCGAAAAACCAAATCGCTTTTGCTCATCGTCGTTGGTGTTGCAATAGCGTTTCCGCTCTTCAGCATGACTTACTATACCATGGTACGGACTTCGACGCCGGAATTCTGTGGCCTATGCCACGAAATTCAGCCTGCCGTGATGGGATGGAAATCGTCAACGCACGTCAATAACGGTCAAGGCTTTGTGGCCGACTGTATGGACTGTCATTTGCCTGCCCCGCATGACACGTTTGACTTTTTCTACGCCAAGGCAGCGCACGGTCTCAAAGACGTTGTTTCCCACTACACAGGTGGTGCGGAGACCTATGATCGGCAAGTCATGAAAGAGCACGTCTGGTCAACCATGAAAAACGACCAGTGCACGAAATGCCATCGCAACCTGCTGCATATGCCAGCAAAACGTGGCGCAATGCTGGCGCATCGCAAAGTTCTCTATGCAAACAATGGCGAGGAGTACCGATGCACGGATTGCCACAGAGAGCTGGTTCACAATGATCGACAATTTTACGAGTACAAGCAGTTCAAAGCACCTTACCGGGCGAACGGACTGCGGAATTTAGGACACCAGGAGGGTTCGGAATGAAAAGGAGTGTGATTGTACTACTGATGGTCACGTTCACAGCCCTGTTCGCAACAGTGGCTGCGGCGCAAAATTTCCCAAAAGTTCGGGAGTTGCGCATGGATCGGGCGACGCCTCCTCAAGGAGTTGCATGTATCGAATGTCATAAAAAGGAAACTCCAGGAATCTTTGCTGATTGGGCCATGAGCCGCCATGCTTCGGCGGGCATCACCTGTCTCGACTGTCACCAGGCACAGCCTGGGGACAAGGATATCTCTGTCGACCACGAAAAATATTATTCAAGGAGCGATATGCCTATGGGGGAAAAGCAATACTTTGTCCCAGTGGCATCCCCCGTCACTCCCAAAGATTGCTCTCGTTGTCACCCTGATGAGGCAAAGCAATATTCCAAAAGCAAACACGCGAACACCATTGAGATCATGTGGAAGATTGACCCTTGGCTGAACGGGGGCATGAATTCCGACAATGAGCGCAAGACGGGGTGTTACTACTGCCACGGTACGGTGCTGAAGATGAAGGACGGTAAACTCGACCCGACTTCTTGGCCCAACGTCGGTGTTGGCCGTGTCAACCTGGATGGCTCTCTCGGCAGTTGCACCAGTTGCCATACCCGTCACCGTTTCTCCGTGATGGAAGCACGCAAACCTGAAACCTGCGGGCAGTGCCACCTTGGCCCGGATCATCCGCAAATTGAAATCTATAACGAATCCAAGCATGGTGATATCTATCAGGCCTTCAAGCATGAATATAACTTCGACTCTGCTCCTGGCGCCTGGACTCCCGGAGTGGACTATCGCGCTCCGACATGTTCCTCCTGCCACATGTCAGGGTCCGGGATGCAACCCACTACCCACGATGTGACTGAACGCCTGTCCTGGGAACTCCAGGCCCCGCTGACTGTTCGCCCGCAGGACTTCAAGCCGTTCCCCTCCGGTACAGACTGGACAGTTGAAAGGAACAAGATGAAGGATATCTGCAAGCAATGCCACGGAACCGCCTGGATTGAAGATCACTACACCCAGACTGACAAGGCTGTGGAAGAATACAACGAAAACTACTTCAAGCCCGCCAAGAAGATGCTTGATGACCTGTACACCAAGGGACTGCTCGACAAGTCCAAGTTCTTCGATGAACACCTTGAGGTAGAATTCTATGAATTGTGGCACCACGAAGGTCGCCGAGCAAGAATGGGGTCGGCCATGATGGCCCCTGACTATGCTTGGTGGCATGGGTTCTATGAATGCAAACACCGCTACAACAAGTTCATGGAAGAAGCGCGTCACCTCATTGAAATCAACACCAAGGCCTACAGGTATCCAGACTTCCCGAATACGGGTGGAGATACCACCAAGCCGGTGGAAGTTTTTGGCAAGCAGTAACACGCTCAATCATTAACAAAAGAAAGAGGGAGGGCTTATTACCCTTCCTCTTTCTTTTGTTATTCAACGCCTTGAATCGATAATTGATTCCTTCAATGGCATTATCCGTTTTCTCGTCTTGGGTTACGTTTGGAAAGTTGGGTTCAAGAGAGTAAATTCTTCTTGACCAATCCAGGCATGAACACGGCAAACCGAGTTTCATCATTAACCAGAAGAACGGATTTTCTACGAAAGAATCTGAAGATATTGCCATGCCAACCTTGCCCACGTTGGTTGCTAGACTCCAGGATTTATGCTGGCTTGATCTCGGCCAAAAGCTTCTGAATACATCCGATGTAAGGTATTGCTTATCTCAACTCGCTGGGTGATGAAGGATTCCTCACTTAGATAGCCACAATCAGGATCAGGATCAACTCAGATGGATCTTCTAGGGTCATGTGGTGGGTTATTCATTAAATAGGTATCGTGTCCCTCTAATTCCTAACTCCAAAAACGAAATATAATTAGGGAGGTGTCCCCATAATTTTGCACCCTTTGATATGCATTTACTGGCAAAGGTTTTCAAGGTCTTCTGGATGCTCACGGTAATGCGATAAATCGCGGTGAAATATCTTCTTGAGTTCTGGACAAGAGTACTTCTGATACACTCCATAGAAGCGAGTATATACACCGCAATAATGGAATACATCTGCTTGATGAACTGTTAACTGATTATCACCGAAAGTCATTGAGACTGCACCCTGATCTCCCATGTCGGTCGGAGGGAAGTCAGCTATGAGTTTCATTCCTGACAGTTTCCCAACACCACCCACATCACAATCCCCTGAGATCATGGTTTTAGGGCCATTACCGACATGCCCTCCACTGAGAGCGACTGTCACATCATCGCCCTCGACAGTCACATGGACAGTCGAATAGACATCACCTTTGTTGAGATACCAGCCAGCAATATCTGCCTCACCACCTGCCAGGGAATACGAAGCAGCTATTAATACAAGCAGAAATGCGATTAACAGTCTAATGCTGGTCACCTTTCACTCCACCAAGTTCTTTATCGAACAATTCAAGAGCTTCTTTTTTCTCAAGAACCATTCTTCGATCATACCCTTTCTTCTGATTGGGTGGACACTTCTTACACCTTGTAGCCCTTTCATCATAGATAGCTTCAATCACTTTTCTTTCGTACTCAGGACTTGAACTATCCATACCTTTTGTTGTTTTCTCGACACGTTTAGCGGCGGCACCGATAAGCTCTGGCCCTTTGTGCTGCACACCAGTTGACCAGACCACATCTCGCAAAGTGGCAGAACCTTCAGTAGCATCCAGCCCGACCTTATCTTTCAAAGCGGACGCTGTTGGTCTGTAATGCGTTTCCTTGATGAAGGAGTGCTGGCTCTTTCTGAACTCTTCAGGATGCTTTTCAGAAAACTCTTTCCACCTATCGGAAAATCGTCTGATTCGACATATTGTTCGACAGTGCCACCAGTTTCACCTGTTTCGTGGTTCTTGCTCGTCATCTGATACAGGCCATACGATACACCGCCTGGGTCACCTTTGCCAGTAGAAACTGTACCGGCACCACGACCTCCGGTTTCGTATTTCTCTGACAGTTTACCCAAACTGAGAGGGTCTTCAGGAGTAGATTGTGGCTTTCCCTTATCTCCTTCTTCACCATTTGGAGCAGAACTTTCATCTGCTTCAGGCTTTGCTCTCTTCTCACCACCAGCATCACTCGCAGTGCCGGTGTCGTTCTCAGCATACATCTCGGCATCTTCCATCTTGAATCCTGGTTTGGCACCCGGAACATCTTCATTTTCAGACGCTCGCGCTTTCTTTAGGTCAACACCAGCATATGTCAGATACTTGTCGTACATGGCATCAGCATCTTTCTCGTCAAACTTGGCCTCTGACAGAACGTATTTGTTGATAAGATCAAAAGCTGCATCGTCATGCGCCTGAACACCTTTCTCATCTTTGACTCTTGGCGAGACGCTGCAAGCCTTAGTCGAGGACGTTACGGGAACGCTCGTTATTTTTTTTCAATTAAAACTACAGCCATAGACAGGTGATATCGAATGGGGTATTTTTCTTATATGGAACACGCTAGAAGACACGTACATCTCTTGTTGCTTGGTATTTTTTGCATTTCTGCAAGTTACTCATTTTGGGTATACTCCAATGCCCCTCAGTACCCTTTACTTATCCCAATTTGCGCAACCATTTTGCCTTGCCTCTTGGCCTATCTCTGCTGGAATCTTTTTATTAAAAACACCCAGAATAAGAGCAAGGCAATAGGACTTGTAATGGGATTTGCGTGCGGATGGTCAATCCTCTGCTTTGGTTTTGTAGGATGGCTTTTGGATGCAGTGATCACTGGACGGACAGGTCAGTTGAACTTTGGAGACTTCTCCTCGATTGCACAACTGATATTTTTTTTCGGCCCGACTTACCTATTACTTTTGAAGGGGTGGATTCCCTTACTGCTTTGTACGCTGCTTGTCTTTTTTCTTGCAGGCAACATTAGTAATAAACAAAGGTAAAGCCAGAGGCCCTAGCCTCTGGCTTTCTTTCCTCAGTCCTATTTGTAAACGGGAGGCTGTATTGGTTTCGTATCTACTCTTGAATCGATGGCCTTTGCGAGTTCATATTTGCTGGGCATGAGGTGCTTAATACCCGTTCCAATTGTTTCGGCAGCCTTGCCAAATCCTTTTTTGTCATAGATTTCATAGGCAACTTCAAGAGACTCTTTGATCGCTTTTGAATCAATCATATCCATACGATCCACGACCTTGATTATCTTATCAATATCTTCCTGCGGCAAATCAGCCAATCCAGCTTCAAGATACGCTTTGGAATGAGAATCATAAGCCTTCTCTTTCAGTTTCTCAGGTTTTGATTCGTCCCACTCGCCGCGACGAAGGCCTGCTTCCATCTTGAACTGCAACTGGTCTTTGGTTCGTTCCATCCATTCCTGGCCTTCCTTGGAAAGTTCAGGTTTCAGCTTGTCGAACCGCTTGACGTACTTGTCGCCATACTCGCGATAGTAGTAGGAGCCTCTTTGCCCAGATTGCGCTCCTCAAAGTCCTGGGCGCGTTTTTCATAGTATTCGGTTTTACCCAGGTCGTCCTTGATCCATGTGGGCTTGGCTCCCGGCTTCTGCCTGTAATGCTCCTCAACATCCTTCACGCTATTTCCGGTTTGCTTTTCCCACTCACCTATGAGTCGAGCAGCTTTCGTTGGGGTGTCAGGCTTGGTGGCTTCAGCTTCCATCTCCCCGGCATGCTCTGCAGAAGACTTGGTAGGAGGCGCTTCTTGAACTTCTGTCGGCTCTCTGGCCGCCGCTTCATTTTGTTGCTGCGCCGGCTGCTCCTCTGGAGCGCCATCGGCGACTGTTGGAGCATCCGCAGGTTCTGCCTTTTCAACGCCTGCATAGCTCAAATACGTATCGTACATGGCATCAGCATCTTTCTCATCGAACTTGGCCTCGGACAGCACATATTTGTTGATGAGGTCGAAGGCCGCATCGTCATGCGCCTGGACGCCCTTGTCGTCCTTTGCGCCGAGCGCTCCCTGAGCGATACGCTGTAAGCCTTTGTCGAGCACGCTTTTGGAGCGCTCGTTGAGCTTATCAACGGCGAACCGATGGCCCTGTTTCAGGAAGCCGTCCTTGATCTTGGGTAAAGTTTCAGACAATGCTCCATGTCGCTTTCCTCCCTTGGGGAGATCAGACAGAATGCCATGCTCATAGTCGTCGAACTGCTTTTTCAGATTGGTCGCATCCTTGGACGGTTTCTTGCCAGTGACGTTCTTCTGCCAGCCGGCCAGCCCCTTACCGAAGAAGTCGTGCGCCTCGTTTTCCTTCTCAACAATTGTATTGAGCCGATCCAGATCATGGTACGCATCACGCTTCTGTTGTCGTGGTTGCTGCCGTTGGTTTTGATTCTTGAAGCCGATGCCCATTTCCAGCGCAGATTTACGCTGTCCGGGTGTTGCATTGTCGAGCATATTCTTCTGCTCGTCCGAGTTCATATTGATAAGTGATTTTCCAAAATCAAACATACTTCAGTTTCTCCTGTCACGATGTTGATTGATAAAGATCAAGCATCATAACCTGGGTTTTCGGCTCAAGATAAAAACGGGCGAAAAAGGATACTCAAAGGATGAAAAAGCATAAGAAAGCAGCTTGACATGGTTCAAAGGCAAGGTCTGGCGAAAGGACGGCCGAATAAA comes from the Pseudodesulfovibrio piezophilus C1TLV30 genome and includes:
- a CDS encoding multiheme c-type cytochrome, with the protein product MKRSVIVLLMVTFTALFATVAAAQNFPKVRELRMDRATPPQGVACIECHKKETPGIFADWAMSRHASAGITCLDCHQAQPGDKDISVDHEKYYSRSDMPMGEKQYFVPVASPVTPKDCSRCHPDEAKQYSKSKHANTIEIMWKIDPWLNGGMNSDNERKTGCYYCHGTVLKMKDGKLDPTSWPNVGVGRVNLDGSLGSCTSCHTRHRFSVMEARKPETCGQCHLGPDHPQIEIYNESKHGDIYQAFKHEYNFDSAPGAWTPGVDYRAPTCSSCHMSGSGMQPTTHDVTERLSWELQAPLTVRPQDFKPFPSGTDWTVERNKMKDICKQCHGTAWIEDHYTQTDKAVEEYNENYFKPAKKMLDDLYTKGLLDKSKFFDEHLEVEFYELWHHEGRRARMGSAMMAPDYAWWHGFYECKHRYNKFMEEARHLIEINTKAYRYPDFPNTGGDTTKPVEVFGKQ
- a CDS encoding DUF6933 domain-containing protein; this encodes MLESSNQRGQGWHGNIFRFFRRKSVLLVNDETRFAVFMPGLVKKNLLS
- a CDS encoding prolipoprotein diacylglyceryl transferase encodes the protein MFDFGKSLINMNSDEQKNMLDNATPGQRKSALEMGIGFKNQNQRQQPRQQKRDAYHDLDRLNTIVEKENEAHDFFGKGLAGWQKNVTGKKPSKDATNLKKQFDDYEHGILSDLPKGGKRHGALSETLPKIKDGFLKQGHRFAVDKLNERSKSVLDKGLQRIAQGALGAKDDKGVQAHDDAAFDLINKYVLSEAKFDEKDADAMYDTYLSYAGVEKAEPADAPTVADGAPEEQPAQQQNEAAAREPTEVQEAPPTKSSAEHAGEMEAEATKPDTPTKAARLIGEWEKQTGNSVKDVEEHYRQKPGAKPTWIKDDLGKTEYYEKRAQDFEERNLGKEAPTTIASMATSTSSGSTS